A window from Kluyveromyces lactis strain NRRL Y-1140 chromosome E complete sequence encodes these proteins:
- the IAH1 gene encoding isoamyl acetate-hydrolyzing esterase (similar to uniprot|P41734 Saccharomyces cerevisiae YOR126C IAH1 Isoamyl acetate-hydrolyzing esterase required in balance with alcohol acetyltransferase to maintain optimal amounts of isoamyl acetate which is particularly important in sake brewing) produces the protein MALTYQKFLLFGDSITEFSFNTRMNGDQTDQFSLGAALVNAYTRKLDIVQRGFSGYNSRWALKLLPKILEQEQDVAISTLFFGSNDSCQHEQQNVPLPEFKENTIKLIQMMKNKGIKVVVVGPALHDQDHWYSLKKPEVDKGYVRSNELYKQYSDAAEEAAREEDVAFVNLYEAFKDQGDTWPELLCDGLHFTGKGYEVMFNEVLKAVNKRYPEYSPENVEYKLPNWRLVESNGSTLDALI, from the coding sequence ATGGCTCTAACATATCAAAAGTTCTTATTATTTGGAGATTCCATCACCGAGTTCTCATTCAATACAAGAATGAATGGGGACCAGACTGATCAATTCTCACTTGGAGCGGCATTGGTCAATGCATACACCAGAAAGCTCGATATTGTTCAAAGAGGTTTTAGCGGATACAATTCTCGGTGGGCACTGAAACTCCTGCCAAAAATTTTGGAGCAAGAACAAGATGTGGCTATCAGTACGTTGTTCTTCGGTTCGAACGATTCCTGTCAACATGAGCAACAAAACGTGCCACTACctgaattcaaagaaaacacCATCAAGCTGattcagatgatgaaaaataaaggaATTAAAGTTGTTGTGGTAGGCCCTGCTCTGCACGACCAAGACCACTGGTACTCGTTGAAGAAGCCAGAGGTTGATAAGGGTTACGTTCGTTCAAATGAATTGTATAAACAATATAGCGATGCTGCGGAAGAAGCTGCTcgtgaagaagatgttgcATTCGTGAACCTGTACGAAGCGTTCAAAGACCAGGGCGATACATGGCCAGAGCTTTTATGTGATGGGTTGCATTTCACCGGCAAAGGTTACGAGGTGATGTTCAATGAAGTGCTGAAAGCCGTTAACAAACGCTATCCTGAATACTCACCCGAAAATGTCGAGTATAAATTGCCAAATTGGAGACTCGTTGAATCGAATGGGTCTACTTTAGATGCATTAATCTAA
- the ARH1 gene encoding NADPH-adrenodoxin reductase (similar to uniprot|P48360 Saccharomyces cerevisiae YDR376W ARH1 Oxidoreductase of the mitochondrial inner membrane involved in cytoplasmic and mitochondrial iron homeostasis and required for activity of Fe-S cluster-containing enzymes one of the few mitochondrial proteins essential for viability) translates to MVRKYVSIIGSGPSGFYTAHHLLQNVKVPLEVTIWERLPVPFGLSRYGVAPDHPNVKNCEDTFTDTVKDVMGKDSIHKFNFIGNCEVGKDIELSKLLSKQDAVVLSYGCATDRKLGIPGENDTTGVFTSRQFVNWYNGHPDFALHPKFMDFDWKSVKNVGIIGNGNVALDLARLLLSNNVDSIWGRTDISPIALNKLREAPIENVKLIARRDFPNSKFTNKELREMWLLEEYGVRGHIDSKFFTPEEWEMKEQVRSFRRCVDLCSEYVKPFELRSAKYKKLPQPTNGIFTKNWELDYLKTPLEILKDETTGYIKSLKLCNNTLTKANKVIPHEEETMSYEVDLLITSLGYKGSAMAGFEELGVQFDNAKVTNKQGRVLNTEGNEIPRLYTSGWIGRGASGVILATMTNAFKVADNILKDLNVLPTREGTSLPSLQNIRYTTWDDAQKILKFEQEKGEQVSKPREKLLTIEEMLQVVNK, encoded by the coding sequence ATGGTTCGAAAATACGTATCCATCATCGGGTCAGGTCCGTCGGGGTTTTACACCGCTCATCATCTGCTACAAAATGTTAAGGTACCTTTAGAAGTGACTATATGGGAAAGGCTACCAGTGCCATTCGGACTTTCTAGGTATGGTGTTGCGCCTGATCATCCTAACGTTAAGAACTGTGAGGACACGTTTACTGATACTGTCAAAGATGTGATGGGGAAGGATTCAATACATAAGTTCAATTTTATCGGAAATTGTGAAGTCGGAAAAGATATAGAACTTTCGAAGCTGCTAAGCAAGCAGGATGCTGTCGTGTTAAGCTATGGATGTGCCACTGATAGGAAATTAGGTATTCCTGGGGAAAATGACACTACTGGTGTATTTACTAGTAGACAATTTGTGAATTGGTATAATGGACATCCAGACTTTGCGTTACATCCTAAATTTATGGACTTTGATTGGAAAAGTGTCAAGAACGTTGGTATAATCGGTAATGGTAACGTGGCATTGGACCTAGCAAGATTACTACTGAGCAATAATGTAGATTCGATATGGGGCCGTACAGATATCAGCCCAATTGCATTGAATAAGTTGCGAGAGGCtccaattgaaaatgtgAAGTTAATAGCCAGAAGAGACTTCCCTAATAGTAAGTTCACAAATAAAGAACTAAGAGAAATGTGGCTACTAGAAGAATATGGTGTAAGGGGTCACATTGACAGCAAATTTTTTACGCCTGAAGAATGGGAGATGAAGGAGCAAGTCAGATCTTTTAGAAGATGCGTCGATCTTTGTTCGGAATACGTGAAACCTTTCGAGTTAAGATCAGCAAAATATAAGAAACTACCTCAGCCAACCAATGGAATCTTTACGAAGAATTGGGAGCttgattatttgaagactCCTTTAGAAATCTTGAAAGACGAGACCACTGGATatatcaaatcattgaaattatgCAACAATACTCTAACGAAAGCCAACAAAGTGATACCTCACGAAGAGGAAACAATGTCATACGAGGTAGACCTTCTAATCACTTCTTTAGGATACAAGGGCTCTGCAATGGCTGGATTTGAGGAATTAGGAGTTCAATTCGATAATGCAAAGGTCACTAACAAGCAGGGACGCGTTCTCAATACTGAGGGAAATGAGATTCCAAGACTTTACACTTCTGGTTGGATAGGAAGAGGTGCATCCGGGGTCATCCTGGCAACTATGACTAACGCCTTTAAGGTCGCAGATAATATCTTAAAGGATCTAAATGTACTTCCCACGAGGGAAGGCACGTCACTTCCATCGCTACAGAATATAAGATACACTACCTGGGATGATGCTCagaaaatattgaaattcgAACAAGAAAAGGGCGAGCAGGTGTCAAAACCCCGCGAGAAGCTACTTACTATCGAAGAAATGCTTCAAGTGGTCAACAAGTGA
- the ATP17 gene encoding F1F0 ATP synthase subunit f (highly similar to uniprot|Q06405 Saccharomyces cerevisae YDR377w, ATP synthase subunit f, ATP17), which translates to MIAKRALSTLIPPKIVSANNLGSAPNAKRIANVVSFYKSLPQGEAAAVKPSGLIGRYKAKFFDGENASGKPLLHLAIGILTLGYSMEYYFHLRHHKGGEH; encoded by the exons ATGATTGCTAAACGTGCCTTGTCTACTTTGATTCCACCAAAGATTGTTTCCGCTAAC AACTTGGGCTCTGCTCCAAATGCTAAGCGTATTGCTAATGTCGTTTCCTTCTATAAGTCCTTGCCACAAGGtgaagctgctgctgtcAAGCCATCTGGTTTGATCGGTAGATACAAGGCCAAGTTTTTTGATGGTGAAAATGCCTCTGGTAAGCCTCTATTGCATTTGGCCATTGGTATCTTGACATTGGGTTACTCTATGGAATACTACTTCCATTTGAGACACCACAAGGGCGGTGAACattaa
- the LSM6 gene encoding U4/U6-U5 snRNP complex subunit LSM6 (similar to uniprot|Q06406 Saccharomyces cerevisiae YDR378C LSM6 Component of small nuclear ribonucleoprotein complexes involved in RNA processing splicing and decay) codes for MESKATASGSFLENIIGKPVYVKLFSGILYQGKLESIDGFMNVTMSQVSEHYEAEENGTLHKYPSEVFLRGSQVLYISEK; via the coding sequence ATGGAATCTAAGGCAACGGCTTCTGGCTCCTTTTTGGAGAACATCATTGGAAAACCAGTATACGTCAAGCTATTCTCAGGAATATTGTATCAAGGTAAGCTAGAATCAATTGATGGGTTTATGAACGTCACAATGTCACAAGTGTCGGAACATTATGAGGCAGAAGAGAACGGAACTTTGCATAAATATCCTTCTGAAGTATTTCTAAGGGGATCGCAGGTGTTATACATTAGCGAAAAATAG
- the RGA2 gene encoding GTPase-activating protein RGA2 (weakly similar to uniprot|P39083 Saccharomyces cerevisiae YOR127W RGA1 GTPase-activating protein for the polarity-establishment protein Cdc42p implicated in control of septin organization pheromone response and haploid invasive growth), which yields MSASPKGAAETSVCVRCTNHITMGHAYELGGNRWHTHCFSCYKCDKPLSCDSDFLVLGTSDLICFECSDSCKNCGKKIDDLAIILASSNEAYCSECFKCCKCGEKINDLRYAKTKKGLFCITCHERLLARKKYHEEKKRRLKKQLPIVPSPKLPDSSSSLDPQKMEFSSVETANNSNLNSSLDPGLELTPESNPYSVVSSIAPDRSSSRPATAELLQHNHQHADNNYSEDVINQLNQSPSPPPQKSITAPIDFSKKDAIVKSSSNSVIAQFLDDEYHDDDGNVSISTQHKDSQLDKILQNTLDNSEEDTLQISSTFNSSDNLPSSLRQNSDSSVMITRADLEQQLNDGPDSSINKTPLHSSVKSPSHGLKSPRSPELHRHAIVYATESQEDIISEQYSTSITAALNTPKARNNSIEEDSHFRTPKSDTESKPTGLGISTPKSKQKFKLSSSLAIISPRTEAVKHSNTIGIPYDSTEERPPSSTNTENASTINHSAPDHHRRTSSGAKNITRSLSFRSKNLISNLRNKTRSANSPGRSSEKDFDTHSGWGVVSTHPAIDESSSSQTTQVPRRRVSGRGQSDSTIYSHIPTDSAQQPNHIRSQSGSNKVAMFRTPPLGSANTTVHSHNKSLSIDPNNQSTIREDEKSDDDRVFTPVAKDFFEKDVKSISLQLRKLNMEVKELQLTKAQLTADIEKLKITKETLTSETEALRIEKRDLKLTTTSQESLTDDAYEVDFNGSNNALSPTRNQLPSTSNSSIAKPRFWKLFGSGNTNVRQVNPNSSKSIEISAPMLQNPNEFDDLKLFPIPYSASNDSVPRNSLSSSSSDGQTLYGSSLVARCAYERRDVPLIITTCINYIESDPEYMMAEGIYRKSGSQVIIEQYEKMFAEEEKVDFGKQNTDVHAVTSIFKRYLRKLPNPVFGYQCYESLINLIRENNLLIELPLNNSLKQPDLFTNILVKLSDILKTLPIQHLVVLKLLCNHLELIMRYQEDNLMNLHNLALVFAPGLIKDYSGEKDIVDMKERNYLIGLVLQNYREIFKVLQQKIDA from the coding sequence ATGTCTGCCTCTCCGAAGGGGGCTGCTGAGACGTCAGTATGTGTTCGTTGTACGAACCATATTACTATGGGTCATGCGTACGAATTAGGCGGAAATAGATGGCACACCCACTGTTTCTCCTGCTACAAATGTGATAAGCCTCTAAGTTGTGACTCGGATTTCTTAGTTCTGGGTACAAGTGATCTCATATGTTTCGAGTGCTCGGACTCATGCAAAAATTGCGGTAAGAAGATCGATGATTTGGCTATCATTCTTGCATCATCGAATGAAGCTTATTGTTCTGAATGTTTCAAATGTTGCAAATGTGGTGAAAAAATTAACGATCTTAGGTATgcaaagacaaagaaagGGTTATTCTGTATAACTTGTCATGAACGACTTTTAGCCAGGAAGAAGTACCATGAGGAGAAGAAGCGAAGACTAAAGAAACAGTTGCCGATCGTTCCATCGCCCAAATTACCAGActcctcttcttcacttGACCCGCAGAAGATGGAGTTCAGCAGCGTGGAGACTGCGAATAATAGTAATTTGAACTCGAGCTTAGATCCGGGGCTCGAACTCACGCCAGAAAGCAACCCTTATTCCGtagtttcatcaattgcACCGGATAGGTCTAGTTCACGACCTGCAACTGCAGAGTTGTTGCAGCATAACCACCAGCATGCAGATAATAATTACAGTGAGGATGTAATAAACCAACTGAACCAATCACCCTCTCCACCTCCACAAAAGTCCATTACCGCTCCAATAGATTTCTCAAAGAAGGATGCTATAGTTAAGTCAAGCTCGAATAGTGTCATTGCACAATTCTTAGATGATGAGTACCATGATGACGACGGTAatgtatcaatttcaacacAACACAAGGATTCACAATTAGATAAAATCTTACAGAACACGTTGGACAATTCTGAGGAGGATACTTTACAGATAAGCTCTACTTTCAACTCATCCGATAACCTACCATCTAGCCTAAGGCAAAATTCGGATTCCAGTGTAATGATAACTCGGGCCGATTTGGAGCAACAATTGAATGATGGCCCAGATAGTTCAATCAATAAAACACCTTTGCATTCTTCAGTCAAATCTCCATCACATGGCTTGAAGTCCCCAAGATCGCCAGAATTACATAGGCACGCTATTGTTTATGCGACTGAATCACAAGAAGACATTATTTCTGAGCAGTATTCAACAAGTATAACTGCCGCATTAAATACCCCTAAAGCAAGAAATAACAGCATTGAAGAGGATTCTCACTTCCGGACTCCAAAATCCGATACAGAATCCAAACCTACTGGACTGGGTATTTCAACACCAAAATCTAAACAGAAGTTTAAACTGAGTAGCTCTCTTGCCATTATATCTCCTAGAACAGAAGCTGTCAAACATTCAAATACCATCGGCATCCCATATGACAGCACAGAAGAGAGACCTCCAAGTTCAACCAATACAGAAAACGCATCTACAATTAACCATTCTGCTCCGGACCATCATCGTAGGACATCGAGTGGTGCAAAAAATATCACAAGGTCACTTTCATTCAGATCTAAAAACTTGATCTCGAATCTAAGGAACAAAACTAGGTCAGCAAATTCTCCAGGCAGGTCTTCAGAAAAGGATTTCGACACTCATTCAGGTTGGGGCGTTGTATCTACACATCCTGCAATAGATGAATCATCAAGCTCGCAAACAACTCAGGTACCACGGAGACGGGTGTCTGGTAGGGGCCAAAGTGATAGCACCATCTATTCACATATACCTACAGACAGTGCGCAACAACCAAATCATATAAGGTCTCAAAGTGGAAGCAACAAAGTTGCGATGTTCAGAACTCCACCTTTAGGCTCCGCGAATACTACAGTACACTCACACAATAAATCTCTAAGCATTGATCCTAATAACCAAAGCACTATACGGGAGGACGAAAAATCCGACGATGATCGAGTATTCACTCCTGTGgcaaaagatttcttcgaaAAGGACGTGAAATCTATCAGTTTGCAGTTAAGGAAACTTAATATGGAGGTCAAGGAATTACAACTGACGAAGGCTCAATTAACTGCtgacattgaaaaactAAAGATTACAAAAGAGACTTTGACGTCAGAAACCGAAGCCCTTCGAATTGAAAAACGGGATCTCAAATTAACGACGACATCACAAGAATCATTAACTGACGACGCATACGAGGTGGATTTCAACGGAAGCAATAATGCTCTAAGCCCTACTAGAAACCAACTCCCTTCTACATCCAATAGCAGTATTGCAAAACCTCGATTTTGGAAACTTTTCGGAAGTGGGAATACTAATGTAAGACAGGTCAATccaaattcttccaaatccatAGAAATTAGTGCTCCAATGCTACAGAATCCaaatgaatttgatgacCTGAAACTTTTCCCAATTCCCTATTCCGCGTCGAATGACTCTGTTCCAAGGAACAGTTTATCATCTTCCAGTTCTGATGGACAAACTCTCTATGGATCATCCCTGGTTGCAAGATGTGCATATGAAAGACGGGATGTTCCATTAATCATTACAACATGCATCAACTATATCGAATCAGACCCTGAATATATGATGGCCGAAGGTATTTACAGAAAATCAGGTAGTCAGGTTATCATAGAGCAATACGAGAAAATGTttgcagaagaagaaaaagtcGATTTTGGAAAGCAAAATACTGATGTTCACGCAGTAACGAGCATATTCAAAAGATATTTACGCAAGCTTCCAAATCCAGTTTTCGGTTATCAATGTTATGAAAGTTTGATAAATTTAATTCGTGAGAATAACCTGTTGATTGAGCTTCCATTAAACAATAGTTTAAAGCAACCAGATCTTTTTACCAACATTTTGGTAAAGTTAAGCGACATATTGAAAACTCTGCCTATTCAACATTTAGTGGTTTTGAAACTTTTATGCAACCATTTAGAACTGATCATGAGGTATCAAGAGGATAATCTGATGAATTTGCATAATTTGGCTCTTGTCTTTGCTCCTGGGCTAATCAAGGATTATTCTGGTGAAAAAGATATTGTGGATATGAAGGAAAGGAATTATTTGATCGGACTTGTATTACAAAATTATAGAGAGATTTTTaaagttcttcaacaaaagatAGATGCATAA
- the SDH6 gene encoding Sdh6p (similar to uniprot|Q3E785 Saccharomyces cerevisiae YDR379C-A Hypothetical ORF) — translation MAKRLSGLQKEVIHLYRQCVRTAHKKPIENRPHFITYIRTEFGKFKGLSRKDFSTIEHLLRVGNRRLEMYATPELKDIH, via the coding sequence ATGGCAAAGAGACTTAGTGGATTACAAAAGGAAGTTATTCATTTGTATAGGCAATGCGTTAGGACTGCACATAAGAAACCAATAGAAAACAGGCCACATTTTATCACATACATAAGGACAGAGTTCGGTAAGTTCAAAGGCCTTTCACGGAAAGATTTCAGTACCATAGAGCATTTACTAAGGGTAGGTAACAGGCGGTTGGAGATGTATGCAACACCCGAGTTGAAAGATATTCACTAA
- a CDS encoding uncharacterized protein (uniprot|Q8TGC8 Kluyveromyces lactis Putative ceramide glucosyltransferase) — MRYAMLVPSRWFLLLISLICLNCNGLVNAKEFQNALDQTGVKVASPVSERAFLDTVFGVILIIWYIVVILLGYSGWVEIERKFSQVKELPEEDLAKLEPVSILRPCKGVDSEMVACLESCINQDYPKHLFEVIFCVESSTDSSIAIIQKILAKHPDHNLSLLIGDKDYFGPNPKINNLSKGYRMAKYDIVWVLDSNVWCSPGTLARSVSSLTKSLDNGIRTSKPVVLTHHVPLGISINSESVSGRLDEMFLFSSHAKFYVAFNYVSIAPCVNGKSNLYRRSNLEKAVQMIGDSTRHSGMFDNGNIQKFARETMHKRNDSSFFPNKITRVMFNQSNSHLITEEISGAEQNKFHAIEFFSTYIGEDNMIGTALWDMLQGRTGMTRDVVIQPLKFGSSDDSWHSYITRRVRWLRVRKYMVLAATLLEPTTESILIGTMGLFGLTRLLPGSVSFWKAFIIHMFLWCLSDWIQYRTLCQNTVNDNVMNRSSIFSDPGYTYPFFTPGLHPRSFTDWIGTWILRECLALPVWINAMCGSVIQWRNRPFRIKPDLTAEEL; from the coding sequence ATGCGGTACGCTATGTTAGTACCGTCACGTTGGTTTCTGCTACTCATCAGTCTGATATGTCTCAATTGTAACGGCTTAGTAAATGCAAAAGAGTTTCAGAATGCGTTAGATCAAACGGGAGTGAAGGTGGCGAGTCCTGTTTCTGAAAGGGCTTTTCTCGATACAGTATTTGGTGTCATTCTGATAATTTGGTACATTGTTGTCATACTATTGGGATATAGTGGTTGGGTAGAGATCGAGCGTAAGTTTTCTCAAGTGAAGGAATTacctgaagaagatctaGCTAAACTTGAACCCGTTAGTATTCTACGTCCTTGTAAAGGTGTGGATTCTGAGATGGTTGCATGCTTGGAATCATGTATCAATCAAGATTATCCTAAACATTTGTTTGAAGTAATATTTTGTGTGGAAAGCAGTACCGATTCTAGCATTGCAATCATCCAAAAGATTCTGGCAAAACATCCAGACCATAATTTGAGCTTATTGATAGGTGACAAAGATTACTTTGGACCGAATCCCAAGATTAATAACTTGTCAAAGGGATATCGGATGGCAAAATATGATATCGTTTGGGTATTAGATTCAAATGTTTGGTGTTCTCCTGGAACTCTGGCAAGAAGTGTCTCAAGTCTCACAAAATCGTTAGATAATGGGATACGCACGAGTAAACCGGTAGTACTGACACATCATGTCCCACTGGGCATCAGCATTAACTCTGAATCCGTTAGTGGGCGGCTTGATGAGATGTTTCTATTTTCAAGTCATGCCAAATTTTACGTTGCATTCAATTACGTTAGCATTGCTCCATGTGTTAACGGTAAAAGTAACCTATACAGAAGATCTAATTTGGAGAAAGCTGTTCAAATGATTGGAGACAGTACTAGACATAGTGGGATGTTTGATAACGGtaatattcaaaagtttGCAAGGGAAACGATGCATAAACGGAATGATTCATCATTCTTTCCTAATAAAATTACTAGAGTCATGTTTAACCAGTCAAATAGCCATCTGATTACCGAAGAAATATCTGGTGCTGAACAAAATAAATTCCATGctattgaatttttcagtaCGTACATCGGTGAAGATAACATGATCGGAACAGCGTTATGGGACATGCTACAAGGAAGAACAGGAATGACTAGAGACGTGGTGATACAACCGCTGAAATTCGGCTCAAGTGATGATAGCTGGCACAGTTATATTACTAGAAGAGTGCGTTGGCTACGTGTAAGAAAATACATGGTTCTAGCAGCCACACTGTTAGAACCCACTACGGAGAGTATTCTTATCGGTACAATGGGATTATTTGGGTTAACAAGATTGCTTCCGGGCTCTGTTTCTTTCTGGAAGGCGTTTATCATTCACATGTTCCTCTGGTGTCTTTCTGACTGGATTCAATATCGTACGCTGTGTCAAAACACTGTTAATGACAACGTCATGAACAGAAGCAGTATTTTCTCTGATCCAGGTTACACCTATCCTTTTTTCACTCCAGGATTACATCCTAGATCATTTACTGACTGGATTGGAACGTGGATACTAAGAGAGTGTTTGGCTTTACCAGTATGGATCAATGCAATGTGCGGATCAGTAATACAATGGAGAAATAGACCGTTCAGAATCAAGCCAGACTTGACAGCAGAAGAGTTGTAA